CTTCTTAGCCGCCTGGCCCGTAGTTGGCATCTGGTTCACTGCCCTTGGTATCAGCACCATGGCCTTCAACCTGAACGGATTCAACTTCAACCAGTCCATCTTAGATAGCCAAGGTCGCGTCATCAACACCTGGGCAGACGTCCTCAACCGCGCGAACTTAGGATTCGAGGTCATGCACGAACGGAATGCGCACAACTTCCCCTTAGACTTAGCGGCAGGTGAAGCGACTCCCGTAGCGATGCAAGCCCCTGAAATCAACGGCTAATTTTCTAGCCTCGCTTTAGATTTCTTACCCTCTTCTTCGGAAGGGGGTTTTTGTTTGCTAAGTGGGACTTAAAAGAAATTAGATCCAAGAACAAAATGCCCCTCCTCGCTAGCGACTAAGCTCTTCAGTCGTAAGTAAGACGCGGAGGGGCATATGAAAATTCGTTCCTATCCCAAACGGGAATTAATCTCGCCATATAAATCGTAAACATCAGCAT
This genomic interval from Cyanobacteria bacterium GSL.Bin1 contains the following:
- a CDS encoding photosystem II q(b) protein, with protein sequence FLAAWPVVGIWFTALGISTMAFNLNGFNFNQSILDSQGRVINTWADVLNRANLGFEVMHERNAHNFPLDLAAGEATPVAMQAPEING